The Vibrio tritonius genomic sequence TTGGTTGCTGTAAACGTGGCAACAATAGGATCGCTTTCGGTTGAATAACGTTCTTGTCCTTCAGAAAAAACAGGTTCGTAGCGGAAAAGGATTTGATGTTGACCATCTTCTAGTTCAATTGTCTTTGTCGCAGAAAGGAAACTGCCTGTTTCGTGAGGTTTTGCACCATCAACGACTAACATATCTACGTTGCTTGGAACTTCAATTGATACTTTTGCCGATGCAGAAGCCGCGAATACCATAGCCAAAATACATGGTAACGTCTTGATTGTATTCATTAGTTTTATCCTTTTTATCGCTTACGCGTATAGGGACAAAAGGGTGCCCATAATTGAGAACAAAAGCAAGTGTTGTGGTGTTAACTTAGCGCTAAATTCATCAAAATTTCATCTTCATTCACACTCTTAGCGTTTTTATTGTTAAGACCATTAGATCTCAATGCCTAAATGTGAATTGTTCCGGCAAGATTGAATGCGCACTCGCATAACACCGCCTCTGGCTAAGAAGGGCTGCTTATCTGCATCCGCCTGATTATCAGAAATGGAGCATCATTGGGAACAGTTATTTCGTCGATCTAGCAATTAAATACGCCCAAGCCAATGAACTCATTATTACTTTGATACTCCAAAAAGCATCTTGAGGTCATTTGGGTATATCATGAAAATAAACCTAACACATGGGCCACAGGAGTATTTACACTGTAAAATCTACGCTGTTGAAGGTTATTAAGAAATGAAATTGATGCTGCCATTACTTTATCGTGAATGTACTAAACAAAAGTGGTTATTGAGTGGGCCTCTGTTTTTGGCTGTTGTGCTCGGTATCTTCTTCTTTTTGGCTTCTACACAGGGACAGTTGGCAAACAACGTCACTTTAACGATGAATTATTCTGGCGATTTTGATTTGACAAACTTAGGCCATGGAGCATCTCCAGAAAGTGTCGCAATCAGCTTTGCAGGGATGTTATCGCTTACACTGAGCTTTTTGTATTTGGCTAAAGCGTTATTGACCGCCACTCGGTTGGAACAAGAAGATCCCAAAATGGCGGTTCGTTTACACCTCTTTAAACTGCTGTTTGCTTTCATCATCATTCCTCTGTCTTGCTTGCCTCTACTTGGGGTAATGCACTACCTATTTTGGCAATTGGCGGCATTTGTAGGCAACATTGAGCCGGTATCTTTGTTTCAACAAACGGTGTTTATGTTTGGTCATTACATGGAGCGCATGTTTTTAGCAGGGTTGTTAGCACTCCCTATAGGGCTGCTGGTTCTTTGTGTGTCTCAGCGTACATCTGCACCTTTGATTTTATTACTGGTTCTCGCCTACGCAATCAAATGGTTGTCGCCTATGTTGCTAGGCACTGAATGGTTTAGCCGTTATGTGTCGCTGGTTATGTCCGCCCCTTCCGACGTGATATCGGGTTCTAGTGTCACTCATGCGTTAGCCGAGTTCGGCGCGGTATACGGCAGCCTTTATGTTCTGATGGGAGCCATTGCTGCGTGGTTAAGTGTTCGCCGCCTGCAATTTAAGGAGCAATGTGCGGTTTAAGCCTTATTTTATTTGGCTAACATTCGCACTCTTCTTTTTCTGTTGGAGAGTGCTTTTAATCTATATCAATGTTTACTAATGTTATTGGTTTGTATAGGGAATAAGGCCATTTTTCGTTAATCGAGTCGCATTAATTCACGCTCAAAAAAATATAATAGTAGCAAATACCTAGGTGACATCGTGCCGTTGTCCTCGGTTTCATGCTATTGACTTGTACGTTGATTATTTGGGTATTGACAGAATAACAAAGAGACCCAAATAGGAACGTAGATGTTAAAAGCCATTTCTTTAAGAACTAAGCTCGCAGTTGCGGCTGGTTTTGCCATCATTTTAGGTGCTGTGATTGTTGAGTCACTCTCTTTTCGAGCTTCTTTACAGCGTTTGGATGAGCAGGTGGATCAAAACGTACAAAGTACCATAGCGTCATACAACCAATATGTGACGGATTGGTTGAAATCCAAAGAGCGCTCACTTACCTCTTTATCCAGTGATGTACAGCAAAATCAAATCATTAACCAACTTATTCAAGTCAAAAAAGCCGCGGATTTTGATAATGTATTTCTTGCTTACCCAGATGGTTCGCAAGTGAACGCCAACAATGTGAGCCTTCCACCAGACAATAACGATCCACGTCGCTGGGGCTGGTATATCAACGGTAAAGCGAATCCAGACCGAGTCTTTATGGATAACCCAAGTGTGGCTGCTGCTACGGGAGCGAATGTCGTTTCTTTGGGTCGAGCGATCACCATTGGTGGTAAGCAACTCGTTTTAGGGGCGGATATGGAAATCACCGACATCCTAAATACGATGAAGCAAGTGATTTTGCCGGGCGTTGGGGATATGTTTATCGTCAATAGCCAAGGCAATATATTCACTCATAGTGATACCAAGCTGCTTAATCAAAGTGTTAGCAAATTGGGCATCCGTTATGATGAGATTCAAAGCAGCGTTGCCAAACAAAGTGACGAGCTTGTTGAAATTCAAGGTAAGCCCGTATTGTTATACGCGAGCAAAATTGCAAATACCGATTTAACCAGTGTTGTGATGATTGACCGTGATTCATTAGTTGCACCGTTGTTTGATGCGCTTGGAGGACAAATTATTGCAACGTTGGTTGTGGTATTGGTGTGTGCGATCCTATTCAACTTGCTTTGTAACGTATTACTCCGTCCATTAAAAAATGTCTCTTCAGCGCTACAGGCAATCGCAAATGGTAACGGCGATTTAACAGTGCGAATCCCAGTTGAGAACCAAGATGAAATTGGCCATTTGGCAGAAAATTTCAACCAATTTATGTCAAGTTTACAACAGCTTATTCAGCATATTCGCCAGCAAGCAGATGAACTGACAGGACAAGCGAATGAAGGTTCTCGTAACGCGAATCGCTCGGTATCTGAATTGGGTGTCCAACAGCAAGAGGTGACACTGGTGGCGACGGCGGTGACTGAAATGGCATCGGCCACTCAGGAAATTGCAGCTCATGCAGAGCAAACCGCTCGCGCGGCTCAAGAATCGACAAGCAGTTCTATTGAAGGGTATCAATTGGTAGGCAATTCTCGCCATTCGATAAATAAATTGGCAGAAGAAGTCCAGCATGCAAGCAATGTGATTGCTGAGCTAAATCAACACTCACAAGAAATTTCTACCGTGTTAACCTCGATTCAAGAGATTGCCGAACAGACCAATCTTTTGGCGCTCAATGCGGCGATTGAAGCTGCCCGAGCTGGCGAGCAAGGTCGAGGGTTTGCCGTTGTTGCTGATGAAGTACGAGTGCTTTCTCAAAGAACGCATAAATCAACAGATGTGATTAAATCGACCATCGCAACTTTGCAAAACAGTACGTTAGAAGCGGTAAAAATGATGGAAAGCAGCGAACTTATTGCACAAAACGCAGTAGTGGATGCTGATAAAGCTACTTCTTCTTTAGAACAGATCAAAATGTCAGTGAGTGAAATCAGTGATATGGCAACGCAAATTGCCACTGCTGCTGAGGAACAAACCCATGTAACAGGGGAAATCACGCAAAACATCACAGCGATAAAAGACGTCACAGATCAGTTGGTGACGGGGGCGCAAGACAGTTTAGATCAATCAAAACAATTGCATCACCAAGCTGAAGCGTTACAAGAGAAAGTTGGAATGTTTAAATTGGCGTAATTGTTTGTTCTGATCCACTTAGTGTGACTGTTAAGGCCTTCAGCATTGTTGTGACATGTTGAAGGCCTTTCTTTTTTATCGGTTATAAAACGATCATATTTTGTCATTACGCTTTCTAACCAGTGAAGTTGTATGAATATAGCAATCTGAGAGAATATTGTTCTAATTCTCGCTATATGATAATGAAATCCTTTAATTCAAATTAAATTCTCGTTATATAAGAATAGTGATTTGAGGTGGTGGACAATAAAGGCTAAAAAGAACACATGAAAGAATCCAAAGCTGTAGCTAACCCAGTTAATGAGAAAGCACTGCAACTGCTGATGCAAGTTGCGGTTAATGTAGAGCCGGTGCCGGCAAAAGTACTCAGTGAACAACTTCAAGTTCCGCTCAGTAGCCTTTACCGCCATCTGAAATTGCTCAAAGAGTGGAACCTTATTGAAGAGAGCTCTCACGATAAGACGTTAATCATTGGCCCGGCTGCTTTGCTGTTGATGAGAAGTTACGAAACCAGTCAACATAACTTAGATGAGGTTGATGCGGTATTAACTCGTTTACAAAAGCAAACGGGAGAAATGGCTGCGTACATGGTCCCTGTCGGTTACCGAGCACTTTGTGTGAGCCAGAAAGAAAGTATGCAGGCGCTTCGTTGTAGTTTCGTCCAGGGTCAAAGTCAACCGTTGCTTCGTGGCGCCTCTTCTAAAGTGATGCTGGCATATATGCCTGCTCAGCGCTGTGAAAAGATACTTCGCTATTTCGGTGAAGATAGTCACATGGATAAGTGGGAAACAGAGTTGGATAAAATTCGTCGTCATGGTTATGCCGTGAGTACATCTGAAATTGACCCTGGTGTATCAGGGATCAGTGCTCCGGTAATGAAAGGGAGTAAGTTGATCGGTGCAATTTCTGTGATGGCGCCAGCCCATCGCGTTGAAACTCATAAGCAACGGATCATTTTACATGTGTTGCAGGCCGCTCGCGCGTTGCCACCAGAAAGGTAATTCAGTAAAGGTAATGTCATCATGTTAAGTTTGTTCAAACGCTACCGCTTAAGTCGTCATTCAGTTGCTCACGTATCACCGTTTACGTTTTTAACCGTATGTGAGCGTATTAAGCCGATGTCGTTGGTGGAGTTTGAAATTGCCCAGCAGAGTTTAGAATTTGCGTCAGATTGGTTGTATCAACAGCAAGCAAATCCGCAGTACTCCGATGCCGGTCATATTATCTTGCGTGATGATGCCGATTACCGTTACCAAGAAATGTTAGCGCGACATATGGCAATGAGCTCTGTGCCTGTTGTGCTAGCGAATTGTCATGAACTTCTATTAGAAGCGATGCCTGTGCTTTCTGCGGAAGAGGGAACTCTCGGGTTTATTCACGTAGGTAATAGCTTTCAGCTAAAACAAACATTAGATCCACAGTTAGGTTCAGCCTACCATTTTGTACTGTCTCGTTATTCAAATACCCAATTGTTTTGTATCGGGGTCGATGCAGAACACGAGCCGAGCCATAGTTTTGAATACGCAGAAGATTTGGGGTGCGATTGGTTAACTGCCGATGAAAGTGGTTTTGGATATCGTAGTCAGCTTAAGAGCCAATTAAGTCATTATCTTGACCACTGTAACCAAGTCGTTCTGACTGTGGATCTAGCCTCTTTAGTGCCAAGTAATGGGATTAGTGAGCATAAAACATTAGACAACCAAATGGTGATTAGAACCATTACGCAAGCGGTTAATTCTGGAAAACTGAAAATGATTCAGTTGGTGGGCGCAAAAGATAAATTAATTTACTCTCGTCAAACGAAAGAGATCATTGATGAGCTTTGTCATTTAGCCGCACAAGTGATGCATGTCGGTCTTTAAATAGTTTGTATTGTTATACCCAAGTAACCTCAAGATGCGGTTTCAGTGAGAATGTACTCGCTCATAGTCAAGGCACCGATTTGAATACCTAGTTATTCTACGTAGAAAATCGCATAAACGGGGCAATACAAAAAACTCCCTTATCATGAGGGAGTTTTCATTGGTCTTAAGGGGCCATCATTTGTTGTGCTAGCTCTTTACCGCTGCCCCGTACTGAGTCGACTTTCTCTTGAAATGTCGCTGAAAGTTTCAGAATCTTGCTGTCTGGGTGATCGGCTATAAATACGACTCGTTGTTTCTCATCGTTCATCTCATCCCAGTAGCGGTTAATGTCGCGTGAGAAATGTAATGCATAGGCAAGTTTAGGCGATATTTTGGCTTGAATTGGATCGTCAAAGTGACCAATAGCATCGACCATCTCTTCTGGGAATTTCCAGCTCTTGGCCAACATTGCTCCTAATCTTGGTGAAGATACACCTAATACTTCTTCTTCAACCCAAATGGCGTTTTCACCGGCTTTTACTCGTTCATGAATCACTTTTGCTTGCTCTGGAAGCAGCGAATGAATCATCAATTCTCCAATGTCATGGAGCACGCCTGTTGTGAATGCTTCACTGGTATCTATGCCGATTTGAGCAGCGATATTCTTAGTAATGAGGGCCGTTTCAAAGGTGTTTGTCCAATACTCATCGAGATCCAAGGTTTCAATATCGGCAAAGGTGTTTGAGAGCACAGAGGCGACAACCAATGTTCTCACCGATTCCATGCCGACACGAATCAATGCATCCGACACAGAATGAACGTCTCGTTGTCCACCAAAGTAGGCAGAGTTAGCCATCCTCAAAAGGCGAGCACTTAAGATCTGTTCCAATTCCATTTTTTGTGAAAGCTGTTTGAAATCAATATCTTCTTTATTTACTAAATCGAGCAGATCTTGCAGCACTTTCGATAATCTTGGTAACTCGTTTAAACGAGAAAGTATTTGAGTTTGGATCATGAGTGGTCTCCTCATTTAATGGCTTCTTTAATATAGGTCAATAAATCAACAACTGACAAAATAGAAAAAATATCTAGGGAGAATTTGATGATTTTCGATATGAAATACCTCTAAATGAGCAGTGAAATACTCGGCTAGGAAGAAAGAATTACATAATCTTCGTTATGTGTTGGAGATTTGATGAATATGACAGGGATTTTACACATAGTTGATAAAAAACTATTGGCAGGCGATTTACAATGCTGCCCTTGTCTATGGGGGAAAGTATTATGTCACTACACTGGCGAGGAAAAAGAAACAGTTATGGTTTTTTAATACTTGGTTTTTTTGCCGTTTTGCTGGCCCCTATCTCCTATTTTATGTTTCCAATAAATCTGATGGGTTCTGTGCCTGATTGGCTTGGCGCAACCATGAGTTATGTCTCCCATACCGCGGCTGGCATCGGGGGATTAGGAACCTTGCTTGTGATCTTGATTTGGTCTTTCTGGCGCTCAGGTTACACTCCCCTAGAGCGTATTAACTTTATGCTGCAGCTAGGTGTTCTATTGGCTCTAGCATTAATACTTAAAACAGGTATTAAAGAGTTAACTCAAAGTCCGCGCCCTTTTACACAAACGATGACACAAGCGTTGGTGTTACCTGAACCAAGCCATTTTTATAAGCTAGATGAGGCGCAAAAAGATCTCGCACTTAAACGAATGGAGCGCAAAGTGTCTGAGTGGCGAATTATGAATTGGCATGGTGAGATGAACTACTCATTTCCATCAGGACACACTGTTTTTGTGGCGATTTGCTTAGTTTTTTTTGGGTCACTTTTACTAGAGCAAAAGCGTTATGTAAGTGCAGATATTCTTTTGATTTGGGCTCTGCTGGTGGCGTATTCTCGGTTATGGCTAGGTATGCATCGACCTGAAGATTTGTTTGGTGCCATTGCCTTGGTAGCATTTATTTACTGGTGTGTGCCGAAACACTATCCGGTGGAGCACCCCAAATTACAGCCTATTTGGCGAATGCTGCGCATTCAGTCCTAAATGGGCACCCATATGCAGTTATATAAAGAAGGGAGCGATGATGGCTCCCTTTTTATTTTGATGCTGTTAACGCGCTCATGACGCGTGAGGTTTGTGGCTGATACCTCTATTCATTTTAGGCGATTAAGCTCGATACAACGCCAATTAAGCCGCCAAACACGCCACCCCAAACCACAAGCCAGCCCAAGTGTTCGCGAATCATTTTTTGCACCATCTCTTTAACCAGTTGCGGGGTTAATTCGTTCAGACGCTGTTCAATGATACTTTCGATATTTTCTTGAATGGAGTCTTGGACCGATGAAGAACTGAGCTGCTCTTTTAATGCGTTTTTAACCGTCTCACTTTGGCTGATATCACGCATAGAATCCTGCATTTTTTCCACAAAAGGTTGTTTAAGAGGCTGCAGTGCATCCGTGCCGCCAAACATGGATAACATTCCGCCAAATGAAGATTGGCTGATGACGTCCACAAGTGAATCAAAGGTGGGATTAAAGTCGACACTGGCTATCACCGGCTCTAAATCAAAATTTTTGTCAGCGCCTTCTTTATCTAAAAAGCGTTGAATGTTTTCTGCGGTGAAAAACTGCTCCATCATCAGAGTTTTAATTGCGGCTTTAAATGCTTCAAAGCGCGCAGGAATAACGCCAGAACCATATAAGCCAGGCACTTTTTCAAACAGCATGTGAATCGCAAGCCAGTTGGTGATGGCGCCAGAAAAAGCGAATAAGCCAGCGTAAAGAACGATAGAGTTATGAGTGTAATAGCCTACTGCTAAGAGTATTAGCGAAAGCGCATTGGTGATTAAGCTTTTGTTCATTGTCGATTCTTTTAATGATGAAGAAAAATAATGTTCAAGATTTTATGCAAAAATAGGCGCTGGGAAAAGGCATTCTCAATATGGTTTTCTCTCTAAGAGCAAAGAGTGTTGTTATGATGTATACCCAAGTAACCTCAAGATGCGGTTTCAGCGAGAATGTATTCGCTCATAGGCAAGGCACCGATTTGAATACATAGTTATTCTACGTAGAAAATCGGTAACGCAGCATAGGAGCGAATACAACTCGCCCCTTGGGAGCTCATCAACAAGCCCATTTCTGCGCCCAATTACGTTGAAAGGGAATAACCATTCCTTCCGTCATTGAGCTTGACCTGTGCTCGTTGATGAAGCTCTGAAGTCTGCATCTTGAGGTCATTTGGGTATAGTTATAAAACTCATGATAAGAAAAAGCCGCGAATAAACGCGGCTTTGGTTAGGTACGATCGATGAGATTGGCACAGGACGACGAAGGCCGACACTCATCGATCGTATTGGATGTTTGATTAGTAAACTAACTCTGGTTCAACCATTTTTTGAGTTAGATAGAGAACATTGTCTAAACCTTTCAACTTATTTTCTTTGAATAGCAGGTCGATCTGCTCATCGTTAAAGTTGTCTGTTTTATAACCGATGATGTGCATCACATCACCTGGTTGCAAGAAGTTCGCTTGACCCCAGTCAGTGTAGTTAGGCGCGCCAGTGTAAAGGATGAGCTCTTCTGGGTAACCATGTTTAGCTAGCACAGGTAAAATCTGGTCAAACATACCGTGCTCTTGTTGACCATTGATTGCTTCTACCATCCAAGTAGATAGTGCATCACCAAACAATTTCATTTGGTCGATTTTCAGTGGCTCCGTTGCCATGTGCTTTTGACCATCACGTTCGATGTAAGAGACTAGGCTTAATGTATCTAGGCTCTCCAATTCATTGAGCGACCACCATGTTGGATGGATACCCTTTGAGTTATCTCCCCAAGACTTGCGAGTACTGATTTTTGTTGCACCTTCAAGGCTACGAATAGTGACATCATTACCGATAGTAATACGATGAGGGATCACTTTAGCAACTTGGTTGTTTTCGTACTGAATGGTGTACTGAATAACAAATTCTGGTTCGATGTCCACTTTGCTACCTTGGGCTGGGTAGAACGTGTTGTCACCATGAGTCAACGAGCTTTTGTTGTGATCGATAACGAAGATGCCGCTAGGTACTTCAGATTCGTGAACATTTTCCGCACTAGAAAGGTGGCCAAAGTAATTACCAATGACTCCAATTGTAATAGAACTCAAAATAACTCCTAAAAACTAGATCTTATTAACAACAAAATTCTCTACAATCACGGATTATTTATCTCTGCGATGTAAGCATGATTTTGTCTTGGTTTTAATAAATTTAAATTAACATAATTTTTTTAAATTTTTATTGTTGTACCAATAAAATAAGTGCGTAGATTATCACACAATGGTGTGGTTAAAACGTGCTTTATGACTTTTATGGATTTTATTCTTTTTCTAGGCAATTTTGAGTAAAAAACGCTGAGAGTAAGGTGTTTAAACGCCTTGGCTTGGTAGATTCCCCTATGGTTTTACCATTGCAAGCGCATAAAAAAAGCAAATTTTTTTGTTTCCATTGGGTTTATGTCGAAATTGTGCTTAATAGTAAAATATATTGTCGAATATGATGTGAATATTAATCGTTTATTACTTACTCATTTTATTATGTTAACTCTATTTTCATTATTTGAGAATATGGTATTGACAATGGTTTTATTGGAAATGATATCGCGTTGAATAAGTGAATAATACGGTGATTAGTTGATATACCCAAATGACCTCAAGATGCAGACTTCAGAGCTTCATCAACGAGCACAGGTCAAGCTCAATGACGGCAGGAATGGTCATTCCCTTTCAACGTCATTGAGCGCAGAAATGGGCTTGTTGATGAGCTCCCAAAGGGCGAGTTGTATTCGCTTCTATGCTACGTTACCGATTTTCTACGTAGAATAACTATGTATTCAAATCGGTGCCTTGCCTATAAGCGAATACATTCTCGCTGAAACCGCATCTTGAGGTTACTTGGGTATAGCATATCATGTGCAATGAGTTTACTTGGGTATATGTTCCCCATTAAGTATGCTAGTGGCATCGAATTAGTGTCATTTATGTTAGTGTAAGCGTTTACAGTGATTTTGATAAAATCGCTCGGACGATTGCGTTATTCAAATGTTAATAAAGTGATGTGTGTCACTTTTTTTATAAATCGCACTTTGTGTTTTTATTTTTTAATCCTTTTAAATCATAATCTTAATTGTCATGTTTAACGATGAAATGCCCTTTTCATTGTTGTGACTGATGTTACATTTTGTTGCTTTGGAAACGTTTACAATCCCTGCCGTTACCTCATGACTATTACACCAATAACAACAGGACCAAAATAATGTCGAACATAGAACATGGTTTGGGATTTATCGACATCTTGGTATTTGCCATTTATGTCGCAATTATTATCGGGGTTGGCCTTTGGGTTTCCCGCGATAAGAAGGGCTCTCAAAAAAGTACTGAAGATTATTTCCTCGCGGGTAAATCACTGCCTTGGTGGGCGGTAGGTGCCTCGCTTATCGCTGCTAACATCTCTGCTGAACAGTTTATCGGTATGTCGGGCTCGGGTTTCTCCATCGGTCTGGCTATCGCCTCTTATGAATGGATGTCGGCGCTTACCTTAGTGATCGTGGGTAAATACTTTTTGCCTGTATTTATCGATAAGGGCATTTACACCATTCCAGAATTTGTTGAAAAACGCTTTAACAAACAGCTCAAAACCATTTTGGCTGTGTTCTGGATTGCTTTGTACGTATTCGTTAACTTAACGTCAGTACTCTATCTAGGTGGTTTAGCACTTCAAACCATTTTGGGTATTCCTCTGATGTATTCCATCATTGGTTTAGCGTTGTTTGCACTGGTTTATTCTATCTATGGTGGTCTGTCTGCCGTGGTTTGGACCGACGTTATCCAAGTGTTCTTCTTGGTGCTTGGGGGTCTATTAACGACTTACATGGCGGTTAACTTTATTGGTGGCACCGATGGTTGGTTTGCTGGATTAGATAAGATGATTGAAGCGGCGCCTGGTCACTTTGAAATGATCTTGGATCAAAGCAACCCTCAATTTGCTAACCTACCGGGCATAGCAGTGCTTATCGGTGGTCTATGGGTTGCGAACTTGTACTACTGGGGCTTCAACCAATACATCATTCAACGTACTTTGGCGGCTAAATCCGTTCCTGAAGCACAAAAAGGGATCATGTTTGCAGCTTATCTAAAATTGGTTGTGCCATTCCTTGTAGTACTGCCAGGTATTGCGGCTTTCGTTATTACGTCTGACCCTGCGCTAATGGCGTCCTTGGGTGATGCGGCACTACAAAATATTCCAAGCCTTGCTCATGCGGATAAAGCGTATCCTTGGCTAACTCAATTCCTACCTGTGGGTGTTAAAGGGGTTGTATTTGCCGCTCTGGCTGCTGCTATCGTGTCGTCTTTGGCTTCAATGCTGAACTCTACTGCAACTATCTTCACCATGGATATCTACAAAGAGTACATCGCTCCTGAAGCTGGCGACCATAAATTGGTTAACGTTGGTCGTATTGCTGCGATTGTTGCGCTTATCATTGGTTGCTTGGTTGCGCCATTGCTGGGCAACATTGGTCAAGCTTTCCAATACATTCAAGAATATACAGGCCTTGTTAGCCCAGGTATCTTGGCGGTATTTATGTTGGGTCTTTTCTGGAAGAAAACCACCAGTAAAGGTGCCATCATCGGTGTTATCGCATCCATTCCATTTGCGCTGTTCTTGAAATTGATGCCACTGCACATGCCATTTATGGACCAAATGTTGTACACCTTGCTTATGACTATGGTTGTCATTGCATTTACCAGCTTAAGTACATCTGAAAACGATGATGATGCTAAAGCGATTACGCTAACATCAAAAATGTTCCATACAGAACGCAGTTTCAACCTAGCGTCGTATGTCATCATGATCATCCTAGCTGTGCTGTATACCATATTCTGGTAAACGTTCACTATCTTCTCTACCAAGCCCCAATATACACTATTGGGGCTTTTCTATTTTTATCGGAGGAACTGCGGGATGGAATCCACGTTGTTGCCTAATATTGTAGTGTTTCTACAGAACTTATCGCCTTTTCAACAGCTTCCCAACGAAACACTGGAGAACATTGCCAGTGATATCGATATTCTCTATTTGGGGAAGGGGGATAAGTTAACTAACGATGATTCACATCTTCGCCATCTCTATATCGTGCGAACCGGCTCAGTTGAGCAGCGTTTCCCCGATGGCGGATTACGTTCTCGCCTTGGCGAAAGCGACCTGTTCGGTTTTAGTTTAAATACCGAGGATGACACACCCGCTTATCAAACCATTGCACTGCAAAATACCTTGCTGTATCGCTTGGATTATTCTGCATTGCTAGATGATGTCTCAGATTATCCAGAAGTGACAGAACAGCTTGCGCTAAACGCCAACATGCGTATGCAGTCGAGTTTGCATGTGCAATGGAATCAAACCGACAAAGGACTTTTTTTTGAGCCTATTGCTAAAGTAGCGAGTTCAAGGATAGCCATTGCAACGCCACAAATGACCATTCAGCAAGTAGCGCACTTAATGCGTCATCAGCTCAACTGTACTTGTGCCGTCATTGTAGAAAATGATCAGTTATTGGGTATGATCACCGACAAGGACATGACCAAGCGTGTAGTAGCAGAAGCAATTGATGTTACGCTGCCCATTACCCAAGTGATGACACATCAACCATGGACGGTATCACAGGACGAATTGGTGCTCACTGCGGTTGGCATCATGATGCAACATAACATTCAAAACCTGCCAGTGGTCAATGAACAGCATCAGGTTGTTGGGCTTATCACTCCTCAGCAGTTGGTCTTACAGCACAGTGTGCAAGCCATTTTCTT encodes the following:
- a CDS encoding sodium/sugar symporter; the protein is MSNIEHGLGFIDILVFAIYVAIIIGVGLWVSRDKKGSQKSTEDYFLAGKSLPWWAVGASLIAANISAEQFIGMSGSGFSIGLAIASYEWMSALTLVIVGKYFLPVFIDKGIYTIPEFVEKRFNKQLKTILAVFWIALYVFVNLTSVLYLGGLALQTILGIPLMYSIIGLALFALVYSIYGGLSAVVWTDVIQVFFLVLGGLLTTYMAVNFIGGTDGWFAGLDKMIEAAPGHFEMILDQSNPQFANLPGIAVLIGGLWVANLYYWGFNQYIIQRTLAAKSVPEAQKGIMFAAYLKLVVPFLVVLPGIAAFVITSDPALMASLGDAALQNIPSLAHADKAYPWLTQFLPVGVKGVVFAALAAAIVSSLASMLNSTATIFTMDIYKEYIAPEAGDHKLVNVGRIAAIVALIIGCLVAPLLGNIGQAFQYIQEYTGLVSPGILAVFMLGLFWKKTTSKGAIIGVIASIPFALFLKLMPLHMPFMDQMLYTLLMTMVVIAFTSLSTSENDDDAKAITLTSKMFHTERSFNLASYVIMIILAVLYTIFW